A single Lactuca sativa cultivar Salinas chromosome 8, Lsat_Salinas_v11, whole genome shotgun sequence DNA region contains:
- the LOC128127637 gene encoding uncharacterized protein LOC128127637: MANIIKKMFTYHLLVCQICNIVIENEARMNRDYWMYNTSRFSQFYIEGVQTFIRVAEENRLEKGSGSICCPCNVCKNFKTFNCTEEIEYHLLQNGFVPNYTCWSRYGETLLDCSTSSTNLHINNSTCNKDSYVVDDDHQSNDPNDNFNEMFDDMEANMGDVEQEKLHGLFEEAETPLYSGCKFMKLDVVLRLMNLKSKNGWSDKSFTSLLVLLHDILPEDNALPISTYQAKKLMCPMGLEVERIHACPNNCMLYRKEFENKHNCVFCGASRYKRKKDLDEVDDDVTKNGPPAKMLWYLPIIPRLKMLFSNEKEAKLLCWHSEERETDRKLRHVADSPQWRNIDKKYPEFGKEMRNIRFGLSSDGINPFGNISSRHSTWPVLLCIYNLPPWLCMKRKYIMMSLLIQGPRQPGNDIDVYLSPLIDDLKTLWSSGVDVYDAYKKQHFQLRAMIFCTISDFPAYGNLSGYKTKGKKACPVCEDQTSSIWLKNCKKIVYMGHRRFLPKIHRFRKKTIEFDGSIEIRTMRKRFDAFSRVASINVVLGKRFRVDKDALWKKKSIFFELPYWRHLYVRHCLDVMHIEKNVCESLICLLLGMMHKTREFNIRKDMVEMGIREDLAPEQSANRVYLPTACYTTSKEEKIKFCQCLHDIKVPSTYSANIKRFVSMKDCKLFGMKSHDCHVLTTHMIPIAIRGILQDDVRHSITKLCLFFNNIHSKVIDIEDLDKWEKDGYVTLCELEMHFPPSFFDIMVHLISHIVREIKACGPVFLRYMYPFERYMGILKGYVRNRNRPEGSIVEGYTSQEVIEFCQGYMKDVESVGVPKTRHSGRLEGKGRVGLKITMPTYEELQVAHLVVLKHMKCLTPYIDEHMDMLKSKYPGKEQMWYINNHNKEFSRWLKNKVAETNVDETVKRLGHGPDCRVKSYERYDINGYTFYTKDQDQKSTMQNSGVTMIASTTEFDRRDHDTLIRIAKDSYYGVIQNIWELNYFDFVIPVFKCKWVNNRTGVQVDKDGFTLVDLTTNGYASEPFVLAKHVTQVFYVKDPSKQKEHIVLQGKRRIVGVDNVVDEEEYDHFDDLPPFSVNIELDNYDNVECTTFVRSNIEGTYVD; the protein is encoded by the exons ATGGCGAATATCATCAAGAAAATGTTTACATATCACCTTTTAGTGTGTCAAATTTGCAACATTGTGATTGAAAATGAGGCTCGT aTGAATCGTGATTATTGGATGTACAACACTTCACGTTTTTCTCAATTTTATATAGAGGGTGTTCAAACTTTTATTAGGGTTGCCGAAGAAAATCGCTTAGAAAAAGGAAGTGGATCGATTTGTTGTCCTTGTAACGTTTGTAaaaactttaaaacatttaattgTACCGAAGAAATAGAGTATCATTTGTTGCAAAATGGTTTTGTGCCTAATTACACTTGTTGGTCAAGATATGGAGAAACACTACTTGATTGTAGTACATCCTCGACCAATTTACATATTAATAATAGTACATGCAACAAAGATTCATATGTTGTTGATGATGATCACCAGTCAAATGATCCCAATGACAATTTCAATGAAATGTTCGATGACATGGAGGCTAATATGGGTGATGTTGAACAAGAAAAATTACATGGCCTATTTGAAGAAGCAGAAACACCGTTATATAGCGGTTGCAAATTTATGAAACTTGATGTTGTATTGAGGTTGATGAACTTAAAGTCGAAAAACGGATGGAGTGATAAAAGTTTCACAAGTCTATTAGTGCTTTTGCATGACATTCTTCCGGAAGACAATGCATTACCCATTTCTACATACCAAGCAAAAAAACTAATGTGTCCGATGGGATTGGAAGTTGAAAGAATACATGCATGTCCAAATAACTGTATGTTGTATAGAAAGGAGTTCGAGAATAAACATAATTGTGTTTTTTGCGGTGCATCAAGGTATAAACGGAAAAAAGATTTGGATGAAGTTGACGATGATGTGACAAAAAATGGACCACCGGCTAAAATGTTGTGGTATCTCCCTATTATACCCAGACTGAAAATGTTATTTTCAAACGAAAAAGAAGCAAAGTTACTTTGTTGGCATTCGGAAGAACGTGAAACTGACAGAAAACTAAGACATGTTGCAGATTCACCTCAGTGGAGAAACATTGATAAGAAGTATCCTGAATTTGGAAAAGAGATGAGAAACATACGGTTTGGGCTTAGTTCAGACGGGATCAATCCTTTTGGGAACATAAGCAGTCGTCATAGTACGTGGCCGGTTCTTTTGTGCATTTACAATCTTCCACCGTGGTTATGCATGAAACGGAAATACATTATGATGTCGTTGTTGATTCAGGGGCCGAGACAACCTGGTAACGATATTGATGTGTATTTGTCTCCTTTGATTGATGACTTAAAAACTCTTTGGAGTTCGGGTGTAGACGTATATGATGCTTATAAGAAACAACACTTTCAATTGCGGGCCATGATTTTTTGTACTATAAGTGATTTTCCAGCGTACGGTAACTTGTCAGGATACAAAACAAAGGGTAAGAAAGCTTGTCCAGTTTGTGAAGATCAAACAAGCTCGATATGGTtaaaaaattgcaaaaaaattGTATACATGGGACATCGAAGATTCCTTCCGAAGATTCATCGTTTTAGGAAGAAAACTATTGAGTTTGATGGAAGTATCGAGATCAGAACGATGAGGAAACGATTTGATGCATTTTCACGAGTTGCAAGTATAAATGTAGTGTTGGGAAAAAGATTTCGTGTTGATAAAGATGCCCTTTGGAAAAAAAAGTCAATTTTTTTTGAATTGCCTTACTGGAGACATTTGTATGTTAGACATTGTCTAGATGTTATGCATATTGAAAAAAACGTATGTGAGAGCTTGATATGCTTATTATTAGGTATGATGCATAAAACTAGAGAGTTTAATATCCGAAAGGACATGGTCGAGATGGGGATACGTGAAGATCTTGCTCCCGAACAGAGTGCTAACCGTGTTTATCTCCCAACTGCTTGTTATACTACATCCAAAGaagaaaaaataaagttttgtCAATGTTTACATGATATTAAGGTTCCATCAACTTATTCTGCAAACATTAAAAGATTTGTGTCGATGAAAGACTGTAAATTGTTTGGAATGAAGTCTCATGATTGTCATGTTTTGACGACACATATGATTCCTATCGCAATTCGTGGAATTTTACAAGATGATGTACGACATTCTATCACTAAGCTTTGCTTGTTTTTTAACAACATTCACTCAAAGGTTATTGACATAGAAGATTTGGATAAATGGGAGAAAGACGGTTATGTTACACTTTGTGAATTAGAGATGCACTTTCCACCCTCATTTTTTGATATAATGGTTCACTTGATATCTCACATCGTACGAGAGATTAAGGCTTGTGGTCCCGTATTCTTACGGTACATGTACCCTTTTGAAAGATACATGGGTATCCTAAAAGGTTACGTAAGGAACCGTAATCGACCTGAGGGCAGTATTGTTGAAGGGTATACTTCTCAAGAGGTGATTGAGTTCTGCCAAG gcTATATGAAAGATGTCGAAAGTGTTGGTGTTCCTAAAACTCGTCATTCAGGTCGACTTGAAGGTAAGGGACGAGTCGGTTTAAAAATAACCATGCCAACATATGAAGAGTTACAAGTTGCACATTTAGTGGTCCTAAAACACATGAAATGTCTTACTCCATACATTGATGAACACATGGACATGTTGAAGTCGAAATACCCGGGCAAGGAACAAATGTGGTACATAAACAATCATAATAAAGAGTTTTCAAGGTGGCTGAAAAATAAGGTAGCAGAAACTAATGTTGATGAAACTGTGAAAAGATTGGGACATGGGCCAGATTGTAGAGTTAAATCTTATGAAAGGTATGACATTAACGGGTATACCTTTTACACGAAAGATCAAGATCAAAAAAGTACAATGCAAAATAGTGGAGTTACAATGATAGCATCAACGACCGAATTCGACAGACGGGATCATGATACTTTGATAAGAATAGCCAAAGATTCTTATTACGGTGTTATACAAAATATTTGGGAGTTGAACTATTTTGACTTCGTTATTCCCGTGTTCAAATGCAAGTGGGTGAATAACCGTACAGGTGTTCAAGTCGACAAAGATGGTTTTACACTTGTCGACCTTACAACTAATGGCTATGCATCTGAACCATTCGTTCTTGCAAAACATGTCACACAAGTTTTCTATGTCAAAGACCCGAGCAAACAAAAAGAGCACATCGTCTTACAAGGTAAACGACGAATTGTTGGTGTTGATAATGTCGTTGATGAGGAAGAATACGATCACTTTGATGATCTACCACCATTTTCGGTCAATATTGAACTTGATAATTACGATAATGTCGAATGCACAACATTCGTACGATCTAACATTGAAGGGACATATGTTGATTAA
- the LOC111876809 gene encoding uncharacterized protein LOC111876809 translates to MEVNSFKVWMKLIKIHEGKYNILILPFTTTTIHHHHRPNYRHQSLSSPPPPSPQLPPPSPLIITTTTYLYHHHHHHYHYHLSPPPLQPPPIAATTARTLLVSFITATTIATITHHDNHHPPRQPSPPPPLPPPYATKHLPPLPPTTITNHHI, encoded by the coding sequence ATGGAAGTAAATTCCTTCAAAGTTTGGatgaaattaattaaaattcATGAGGGAAAGTATAACATTCTCATATTACCctttaccaccaccaccattcaCCACCATCATCGCCCAAATTACCGCCACCAATCATTGTCGTcgccgccaccaccatcaccacagTTACCGCCCCCATCGCCACTTATCATTACCACCACCACCTACctctaccaccaccatcaccatcactaccATTACCACCtgtcaccaccaccactacaacCACCACCCATCGCCGCCACCACCGCCAGAACGTTACTGGTATCATTCATCACCGCTACAACCATCGCCACCATCACCCACCACGACAACCATCACCCACCACGACAACCATCACCGCCTCCGCCACTACCACCGCCATATGCTACCAAACACCTACCACCACTACCACCTACTACCATCACTAACCATCACATATAA